Proteins encoded together in one Silvanigrella paludirubra window:
- a CDS encoding EscU/YscU/HrcU family type III secretion system export apparatus switch protein, translating to MENREDKDFQDKTEDATEEKRSQFREEGNIANPREVVACVTLIIFTTYFYYSINDLLSCFRLVFQRSWQGFPAYFVDYSSLVKVVYYSITPILPHLLFIIFICSVFPSLFGLLITRFNWSWKKIIFDINRINPISGFGRLFSSSFIFETLKILLKCSILTILIYFILKSEISNSSEDYFFNNIDFMKELGKSIFHLLYIMCIAGVFIGVSDFSYNFWKINNDMKMTKQELKDEVKKHEGDPLLKSQRKRMARDLVMRKSLKDVPKATFVLTNPEHFSVAIRYIKGMHAPIVVAKGQDLIAFKIREIAKQNDIMIVENKPLARTLYKTVKVGQEVPQTLYQSIIEVIKYIYQMRGKKYFERF from the coding sequence ATGGAAAATAGAGAAGATAAAGATTTTCAAGACAAAACAGAAGATGCAACAGAGGAAAAGCGTTCTCAATTTAGAGAAGAAGGAAATATTGCAAATCCAAGAGAAGTTGTAGCTTGTGTTACTTTGATTATTTTTACAACTTATTTTTATTATTCAATTAATGATCTTTTAAGTTGCTTTAGATTAGTTTTTCAAAGATCTTGGCAAGGTTTTCCTGCTTATTTTGTAGATTATTCAAGTTTAGTAAAAGTAGTTTATTATTCTATAACACCAATATTGCCTCACTTATTATTTATAATTTTTATATGCTCTGTTTTTCCATCTCTCTTTGGGTTATTAATAACTCGGTTTAATTGGTCATGGAAAAAAATTATTTTTGACATAAATAGAATAAATCCTATTTCAGGATTTGGAAGATTATTTAGCTCATCATTTATTTTTGAAACATTAAAGATATTACTTAAATGTTCTATATTGACAATTTTAATTTATTTTATTTTAAAATCAGAAATTTCAAATTCAAGTGAAGACTATTTTTTTAATAATATAGATTTTATGAAAGAGCTTGGAAAATCAATTTTTCATTTATTATATATTATGTGTATTGCAGGGGTATTTATTGGTGTTTCTGATTTTTCATATAATTTTTGGAAAATAAATAATGATATGAAAATGACGAAACAAGAATTAAAAGATGAAGTAAAAAAACATGAAGGGGATCCTTTATTAAAATCCCAAAGAAAAAGAATGGCAAGAGATCTTGTCATGAGAAAAAGTTTAAAAGATGTTCCTAAAGCTACCTTTGTTTTAACAAATCCAGAGCATTTTTCCGTTGCTATTCGTTATATTAAAGGAATGCATGCACCAATTGTTGTCGCTAAAGGGCAAGATCTCATTGCTTTTAAAATAAGAGAAATAGCAAAACAGAATGACATTATGATTGTAGAAAATAAGCCATTGGCAAGAACACTCTATAAAACTGTAAAAGTGGGACAGGAAGTTCCCCAGACACTTTATCAATCAATCATAGAAGTAATTAAATATATTTATCAAATGCGTGGAAAAAAATATTTTGAAAGATTTTGA
- a CDS encoding MinD/ParA family protein, which yields MFDQASSLRELMRNVQKDNTLIAPNIKFQPKIPTVLAISGGKGGVGKTLTTANLGLCMARMGMRTLLIDGDFGLANLDVVLNLRPQFTLDDVLCGERHLKDIIMTGAEGVRIIPSSSGVMRVPELDKLQKLMLLDQIESLDEEFDVVLIDTPAGVSKNVQYWTSSSAEVIMVVTPEPTSLADCYASIKILSQTTAENSFKLIVNMVKNDIEAKKIYDKISTLSDEYLQVRVEYLGYIPFDESVRNSVRERTPYVQRYPFSAASQGLRDISRQIITQGTVGQLKGTMQFFWRKMVAANSPDIIGYK from the coding sequence GTGTTTGATCAAGCCTCAAGTTTAAGAGAATTAATGAGAAATGTGCAAAAAGATAATACCTTAATAGCACCGAATATAAAATTCCAACCTAAAATACCAACGGTACTTGCAATTTCTGGTGGAAAAGGCGGTGTTGGAAAAACTTTGACCACGGCAAATCTAGGGCTATGCATGGCTCGAATGGGAATGAGAACATTACTAATTGATGGAGATTTTGGGCTAGCAAATTTAGATGTTGTTTTAAATTTAAGACCACAATTTACATTAGATGATGTTCTTTGTGGAGAAAGACATCTTAAAGATATTATTATGACAGGGGCAGAAGGGGTAAGAATTATTCCTTCTTCTAGTGGGGTTATGAGGGTTCCTGAATTAGATAAATTGCAAAAACTAATGCTGTTAGATCAAATAGAATCCTTGGATGAAGAGTTTGATGTTGTATTAATAGATACTCCAGCAGGAGTTTCAAAAAATGTTCAATATTGGACATCTTCATCTGCAGAAGTCATTATGGTGGTAACGCCTGAGCCAACAAGTTTAGCAGATTGTTATGCAAGCATTAAAATTCTCTCTCAAACAACTGCTGAAAATTCGTTTAAACTGATTGTAAATATGGTTAAAAACGATATAGAAGCAAAAAAAATCTATGATAAAATATCTACACTTTCAGATGAATATTTACAAGTTAGAGTTGAATATCTTGGGTATATTCCGTTTGATGAATCCGTAAGAAATTCAGTTAGAGAAAGGACTCCTTATGTTCAAAGATATCCTTTTTCGGCTGCATCTCAAGGATTAAGAGATATTTCGAGACAGATTATTACACAAGGAACTGTCGGGCAACTTAAAGGAACAATGCAGTTTTTTTGGAGAAAAATGGTTGCTGCAAATTCACCAGATATCATTGGATATAAATAA
- the flhA gene encoding flagellar biosynthesis protein FlhA — protein sequence MAKAQTSMSESGILKSPGFLSRSPDIVMAGIIIGTILMMIFPLPSFFIDFLLAISISIALIILMVSIYITKPLEFGVFPTLLLISTLFRLSLNVATTRNILLQGAEGDVANLVVAFGKVVVGGNFVVGFVIFVILMVINFIVITKGAGRVAEVAARFTLDAMPGKQMAIDAELNAGHINADEAKRRRKAVEKEADFYGAMDGASKFVRGDAIAGIIITIVNIIVGFAIGVLMHGLSPSDSASKFTLFAVGDGLISAIPALMISTAAGIIVTRATSEGNLGSEVLNQIRIHPKAFYIAAGLIFFLAIIPGFPKIPFFILSSLLVFLGRMSSQWISNRKQVDESLKDADERKKDEKENNSLDNLMKIDMLAIEVGHGLVPLIDPAQDGEIVDRIQGIRKQFAQEMGIIIPQVQLRDNLQLEPGGFQILLKGNKIASGNLMVDYFLAMDPGGVELPIAGEITKDPVYGLPAIWVHKRDKDEAVFRGYTVVNCSTVIATNITKVLKEHAAELITRQDMQYLIDKLKESNPKVVDEVMQSDRLSLGEVVKIMQNLLREDVSVRDILSLFECIADHCRIIKNPDVLSEMCRKSLGRNIIQKYMNEKDEIVVVTFDRLIEDILSGGLVTTENGTSYLNLDAKNAQDILQKLLRGIQIFDKEGTQPILLISARMRQAFQKLVSRYIPQLVVLSFDEIPHDVNIKNLELIT from the coding sequence ATGGCCAAAGCCCAGACATCAATGTCTGAAAGTGGAATATTAAAATCACCAGGATTTTTATCAAGAAGTCCTGATATTGTAATGGCAGGAATTATCATTGGAACAATTTTAATGATGATTTTTCCTTTGCCATCCTTCTTTATAGATTTTTTATTGGCAATAAGTATTTCAATTGCTCTTATTATTTTAATGGTCAGCATTTATATTACAAAGCCATTAGAATTTGGTGTATTTCCTACTTTGTTACTTATTTCAACCTTATTTCGATTATCTCTTAATGTGGCAACAACAAGAAATATTCTTTTGCAAGGAGCAGAAGGAGATGTTGCAAATCTTGTAGTTGCATTTGGAAAAGTGGTTGTTGGAGGTAACTTTGTTGTTGGTTTTGTCATATTTGTAATTTTAATGGTGATTAATTTTATTGTTATTACTAAGGGTGCTGGACGCGTTGCCGAAGTTGCTGCACGATTTACATTAGATGCGATGCCAGGAAAACAAATGGCAATTGATGCGGAATTAAATGCTGGTCATATTAATGCAGATGAAGCAAAAAGAAGAAGAAAAGCAGTTGAAAAAGAAGCTGATTTTTATGGTGCTATGGATGGTGCGAGTAAGTTTGTCCGCGGTGACGCCATTGCTGGAATAATTATAACAATTGTAAATATTATTGTTGGTTTTGCTATTGGTGTTTTGATGCATGGGTTAAGTCCATCGGACTCGGCATCTAAATTTACATTATTTGCTGTTGGTGATGGTTTAATTAGTGCAATTCCAGCTCTAATGATTTCTACTGCTGCTGGTATTATCGTAACAAGAGCAACAAGTGAAGGAAATTTAGGTTCTGAGGTTTTAAATCAAATTCGTATTCACCCAAAAGCATTTTATATTGCAGCAGGGTTGATTTTTTTCTTAGCTATTATTCCAGGTTTTCCAAAAATTCCTTTCTTTATTTTGTCATCCCTTTTGGTTTTTCTTGGAAGAATGTCATCTCAATGGATTTCTAATAGAAAACAAGTTGATGAAAGTTTAAAAGATGCGGATGAACGTAAAAAAGATGAAAAAGAAAATAATAGTTTAGATAATTTAATGAAAATAGATATGCTTGCGATTGAAGTTGGACATGGATTAGTTCCTTTAATTGATCCTGCACAAGATGGTGAAATTGTAGATCGAATTCAAGGTATTCGAAAACAATTTGCACAAGAAATGGGAATTATTATTCCACAAGTTCAATTGCGAGATAATTTGCAATTAGAGCCTGGAGGATTTCAAATATTACTTAAAGGTAACAAAATAGCATCAGGAAACTTAATGGTTGATTATTTTTTAGCTATGGATCCTGGTGGAGTTGAATTACCAATTGCAGGAGAGATTACGAAAGATCCTGTATATGGCCTTCCTGCTATTTGGGTTCATAAGAGAGACAAAGATGAAGCTGTATTTAGAGGTTATACAGTTGTAAATTGTTCGACTGTAATTGCAACTAACATTACTAAAGTATTAAAGGAACATGCTGCCGAATTAATTACAAGGCAAGATATGCAATATCTTATTGATAAACTAAAAGAGTCAAATCCTAAAGTTGTAGATGAAGTTATGCAATCTGATCGATTATCTTTAGGAGAAGTAGTTAAGATCATGCAAAACCTGCTTCGTGAAGATGTGTCGGTAAGAGACATTCTTTCCCTATTTGAGTGCATAGCAGATCACTGTAGAATAATTAAAAATCCTGATGTTCTTTCTGAAATGTGCCGTAAAAGTTTAGGAAGAAATATTATACAAAAGTATATGAATGAAAAGGATGAAATTGTGGTCGTTACTTTTGATAGATTAATTGAAGATATTTTATCTGGTGGATTAGTAACAACAGAAAATGGAACTAGTTACTTAAATTTAGATGCAAAAAATGCACAAGATATATTGCAAAAATTATTAAGAGGAATTCAAATTTTTGATAAAGAAGGAACGCAACCTATTTTATTAATTAGTGCAAGAATGAGGCAGGCATTTCAAAAGCTTGTATCAAGATATATTCCACAGTTGGTTGTTCTGTCTTTTGATGAAATACCTCATGATGTAAATATTAAAAATTTGGAATTAATTACTTGA
- the flhF gene encoding flagellar biosynthesis protein FlhF: MEIRRFESFSLQDAIKLVKLELGRDAVILSTKEKEVYSEELEKNCRIYEVTATPSATMHGKVINPKSAANLPKVDFPKIKSKNETTVVKGDSGKYRNSLITPTLSNLNPETRNMARSLANALNKEPAKDRLLAKEVVKNNSYQDSQDSSAEDMNLLKSEITKVRKELESLPQMDITEQMQEIKVLLHDIMREKYKQSSESANSNITDIGIRLRSAGVSEGFINQLTTWLISLDDPKTKEELINSTEKTKDFYLSSAIKFIFKYLKVTGPFRIDQNRKKVICFVGPTGVGKTTTLAKVAAKLKINDGKSVEMISMDSFRIAASDQLRVYSKILDCPFADVSDKNELLNYITKHNNYDYILIDTAGRSTRFSEQMESLKRLSEAPLPIEFHLVLSCTMKQRDIDETIKGFKFLSPSSLIFTKLDESWAFGEILNSSIQNKIPLSYFTTGQRVPEDIEIASKERVVERLLKL; this comes from the coding sequence ATGGAAATTAGAAGATTTGAATCATTTTCCTTACAAGATGCTATAAAACTTGTGAAGCTTGAGCTTGGAAGAGATGCGGTTATTCTTTCTACAAAAGAAAAAGAAGTATATTCAGAAGAATTAGAAAAAAATTGTAGAATTTATGAAGTAACAGCAACACCAAGTGCTACAATGCATGGTAAAGTAATTAATCCAAAATCGGCAGCAAATCTTCCGAAAGTAGATTTTCCAAAAATAAAATCAAAGAATGAAACTACTGTAGTAAAAGGTGATTCTGGTAAATATAGAAATTCTTTAATAACCCCAACTTTATCTAATTTAAATCCAGAAACAAGAAATATGGCCCGTTCTTTAGCAAATGCTTTAAATAAAGAACCAGCTAAAGATCGTTTACTTGCAAAAGAAGTTGTTAAAAATAATTCTTATCAGGATTCACAAGATTCTTCAGCAGAAGATATGAATCTGTTAAAGTCAGAAATTACGAAAGTAAGAAAAGAACTTGAATCTCTGCCTCAAATGGATATCACAGAGCAAATGCAAGAGATTAAAGTTTTATTACATGATATAATGAGAGAAAAGTATAAACAATCATCAGAAAGTGCGAATTCTAATATTACCGATATTGGAATAAGGCTTAGAAGTGCAGGTGTTTCAGAAGGATTTATAAATCAACTTACGACTTGGCTTATTAGTTTGGATGATCCTAAAACCAAAGAAGAGCTTATAAATTCAACAGAAAAAACCAAAGATTTTTATTTAAGCTCTGCAATTAAATTTATTTTTAAATATTTAAAAGTAACAGGACCATTTAGAATTGATCAAAACAGAAAAAAAGTAATTTGTTTTGTTGGCCCAACAGGAGTAGGTAAAACAACAACTTTAGCAAAAGTTGCAGCCAAATTGAAAATTAATGATGGAAAATCTGTTGAGATGATTTCAATGGATTCTTTTAGAATTGCAGCTTCAGATCAATTAAGAGTTTACTCTAAAATTTTAGATTGTCCTTTTGCAGATGTTTCAGATAAAAATGAATTATTAAATTATATTACTAAACATAATAATTATGACTATATTCTTATTGATACTGCAGGTAGAAGCACTCGTTTTTCAGAACAAATGGAGTCTTTAAAAAGATTATCAGAAGCGCCTTTGCCTATAGAATTTCATTTAGTCCTCTCTTGTACAATGAAGCAAAGAGATATTGATGAAACAATTAAAGGATTCAAATTTTTATCTCCATCTAGCTTAATTTTCACTAAGCTAGATGAATCATGGGCTTTTGGTGAAATATTAAATAGCAGTATTCAAAATAAAATTCCTTTAAGTTACTTTACCACGGGACAAAGAGTCCCTGAGGATATTGAAATAGCTTCTAAAGAAAGAGTTGTTGAAAGACTTTTAAAGCTCTAA